A stretch of DNA from Coregonus clupeaformis isolate EN_2021a unplaced genomic scaffold, ASM2061545v1 scaf5670, whole genome shotgun sequence:
ctgagtcagagccttcccaggtgtctcctccacccgttacggggtctgagtcagagccttcccaggtgtctcctccacccgttacggggtctgagtcagagcccaagccttcccaggtgtctcctccacccgttacggggtctgagtcagagccttcccaggtgtctcctccacccgttacggggtctgagtcagagccttcccaggtgtctcctccacccgttacggggtctgagtcagagccttcccaggtgtctcctccacccgttacggggtctgagtcagagccttcccaggtgtctcctccacccgttacggggtctgagtcagAGCCCAAGCCTtcccaggtctctcctccacccgttacggggtctgagtcagagcccgagccttcccaggtgtctcctccacccgttacggggtctgagtcagagccttcccaggtgtctcctccacccgttactgggtctgagtcagagccttcccaggtgtctcctccacccgttacggggtctgagtcagAGCCCAAGCCTtcccaggtctctcctccacccgttacggggtctgagtcagagcccgagccttcccaggtgtctcctccacccgttacggggtctgagtcagagcccgagccttcccaggtgtctcctccacccgttacggggtctgagcccgGGACTTCCCAGGTGTCTCtttccacccgttacggggtctgagtcagagcccgagccttcccaggtgtctcctccacccgttacggggtctgagtcagagcccgagccttcccaggtgtctcctccacccgttactgggtctgagtcagagcccgagccttcccaggtgtctcctccacccgttacggggtctgagtcagagcccgagccttcccaggtgtctcctccacccgttacggggtctgagtcagagccttcccaggtgtctcctccacccgttacggggtctgagtcagagccttcccaggtgtctcctccacccgttacggggtctgagtcagagccttcccaggtgtctcctccacccgttacggggtctgagtcagagccttcccaggtgtctcctccacccgttacggggtctgagcccgAGCCTTCCCAAGTGTTTCtttccacccgttacggggtctgagtcagagcccgagccttcccaggtgtctcctccacccgttacggggtctgagtcagAGCCCGAGCCTTCCCAGGTGTCTCCTCAACCCGTTACGAGGTCTGAGTCAGAGCCTTCCCAGgtgtctcctccacccgttacggggtctgagtcagagccttcccaggtgtctcctccacccgttacggggtctgagtcagagcccgagccttcccaggtgtctcctccacccgttactgGGTCTGAGTCAGAGCCCGAGCCTtcccaggtctctcctccacccattacggggtctgagtcagagcccgagccttcccaggtgtctcctccacccgttacggggtctgagcccgAGACTTCCCAGGTGTCTCtttccacccgttacggggtctgagtcagagcccgagccttcccaggtgtctcctccacccgttacagGGTCTGAGTCAGAGCCCGAGCCTTCCCAGGTGTCTCCTCCAACCGTTACAGAGTCTGAGCCCGAGCCTTCCCAGGTGACTCCTCCaaccgttacggggtctgagtcagagcccgagccttcccaggtgtctcctccacccgttacggggtctgagcccgAGCCTTCCCAAGTGTTTCtttccacccgttacggggtctgagtcagAGCCCGAGCCTtcccaggtctctcctccacccgttacggggtctgagtcagAGCCCGAGCCTtcccaggtctctcctccacccgttacggggtctgagtcagagccttcccaggtgtctcctccacccgttacggggtctgagtcagagcccgagccttcccaggtgtctcctccacccgttacggggtctgagtcagagccttcccaggtggctcctccacccgttacggggtctgagtcagAGCCCGAGCCTTCCCAGgtttctcctccacccgttacggggtctgagtcagAGCCTGAGCCTTCCCAGgtttctcctccacccgttacggggtctgagtcagagcccgagccttcccaggtgtctcctccacccgttacggggtctgagtcagagccttcccaggtgtctcctccacccgttacggggtctgagtcagagtcagagccttcccaggtgtctcctccacccgttacggggtctgagtcagagccttcccaggtgtctcctccacccgttacggggtctgagtcagagccttcccaggtgtctcctccacccgttacggggtctgagtcagagccttcccaggtgtctcctccacccgttacggggtctgagtcagAGCCCGAGCCTTCCCAGgtttctcctccacccgttacggggtctgagtcagagcccgagccttcccaggtgtctcctccacccgttacggggtctgagtcagagccttcccaggtgtctcctccacccgttacggggtctgagtcagagcccgagccttcccaggtgtctcctccacccgttacggggtctgagtcagagccttcccaggtgtctcctccaaccgttacggggtctgagtcagagccttcccaggtgtctcctccacccgttacggggtctgagtcagagccttcccaggtgtctcctccacccgttacggggtctgagtcagagccttcccaggtgtctcctccacccgttacggggtctgagtcagagccttcccaggtgtctcctccacccgttacggggtctgactcagagccttcccaggtgtctcctccacccgttacggggtctgagtcagAGCCCGAGCCTTCCCAGgtttctcctccacccgttacggggtctgagtcagagccttcccaggtttctcctccacccgttacggggtctgagtcagAGCCCGAGCCTTCCCAGgtttctcctccacccgttacggggtctgagtcagagccttcccaggtttctcctccacccgttacggggtctgagtcagAGCCCGAGCCTTCCCAGgtttctcctccacccgttacggggtctgagtcagagcccgagccttcccaggtgtctcctccacccgttacggggtctgagtcagagcccgagccttcccaggtgtctcctccacccgttacggggtctgagtcagagccttcccaggtgtctcctccacccgttacggggtctgagtcagAGCCTTCCCAGGTGTCTCTTCCACCCGTTACGGGTTCTGAGCTGCTGAAGCCtccccaccattagctctgacaaattgaaaaccctagtcattggcgactccattacccgctaGACTTAAACAGAATCCTCCAGCGATCATACATgatttaccagggggcagggctaccgacataaaggctaatctgaagatggtgctggctaaggcttgttatccacgtcggcaccaacgatgttaggatgaaacagttagaggtcaccaagagcaacagagcttcagcgtgtaaatcagctagaaagatgagTTGGAGtggagtaattgtctctggcccctcccagttagggggaggagtgatgagctctacagcagtaattgtctctggccccctcccagtggGGGATTAACACTACTccctgtacttactggtggcacagacgctgtatCATCCTTTCCTACACCTCCATTGCCCTTGTCTAACGACTGCGTCTGAAGCAGAGTTTGCAACACAGCTAACCTCACCATAAGGCGATCATTCTCCTGTATCTTAAGAGTACAGCGGCTGCAATGAGAAGCATAATGTTACTTAGCTTTTTGGGCTGGAGGAGGTCCTGCAGATCCATGCCAGATAAAACGCTTTCACCCCGGATGCTTTATGAAAAACATTGAGTGAAGACAAAACTAAGATGTTGGTAAACTTGTTAAATAGAGTTTGATGTAACTGTTAACAGTAAAAAGAGAGTTTGTCGGGTAGCCAAGTAGCatcaaacagcacagcagtacagAGACAACGGGGAAGTCCATTGgtcagcacatttttactcctgaactgatttaggcatgccataacaaaggggttgaatactcaagacatttcagcttttccatttgtaattaatttgttcatttctacaaacataattccactttgacattatggggtattgtgtgtaggccagtgacacaatctcaattgaatccattttaaattcaggctgtaacaaaacaaaatgaggaataagtccaggggtgtgaatactttctgaaggcactgtatgcacatAATACAGTATGTAGACCATTAGACATGCACATATGGAGGTGTACAGACTCAATAAAGAAAATACATGATAAATGTGTGTCTTTGTTCCCAGGTAGTTGATCGTCCTGTGTTTGTTGCCCTACAGGGTTCAGAGCCTCTGCTGCTACTGGCCCAGACCAGCCCCTTCAGTACGGACCAGGCCAGGGGGTCCTGAGCCCAGACCAGACCCTTCGGTACGGACCAGGCCAGGGGGTCCTGAGCCCAGACCAGACCCCTCAGTACGGACCAGGCCAGGGGGTCCTGAGCCCAGACCGGCCCTTTCAGTACGGACCAGGCCAGGGGGTCCTGAGCCCAGACCAGCCCCCTTCGAGTACGGACCAGGGCCAGGGGTCCTGAGCCCAGACCAGACCCCTCGGTACGGACCAGGCCAGGGGGTCCTGAGCCCAGACCAGCCCCTTCAGTACGGACCAGGCCAGGGGGTCCTGAGCCCAGACCAGCCCCTTCAGTACGGACCAGGCCAGGGGGTCCTGAGCCCAGACCAGACCCTTCAGTATAGACCAGTCCAGGGGGTCCTGAGCCCAGACCAGACCCTTCAGTATAGACCAGTCCAGGGGGTCCTGAGCCCAGACCAGACCCCTCAGTACGGACCAGGCCAGGGGGTCCTGAGCCCAGACCAGCCCCTTCAGTATAGACCAGTTCAGGGGGTCCTGAGCCCAGACCAGCCCCTTCAGTATAGACCAGTTCAGGGGGTCCTGAGCCCAGACCAGACCCCTCAGTACGGACCAGGCCAGGGGGTCCTGAGCCCAGACCAGCCCCTTCAGTATAGACCAGGCCAGGGGGTCCTGAGCCCAGACCAGACCCTTCAGTACGGACCAGGCCAGGGGGTCCTGAGCCCAGACCAGACCCTTCAGTACGGACCAGGCCAGGGGGTCCTGAGCCCAGACCAGACCCTTCAGTACGGACCAGGCCAGGGGGTCCTGAGCCCAGACCAGACCCCTCAGTACGGACCAGGCCAGGGGGTCCTGAGCCCAGACCAGCCCCTTCAGTACGGACCAGGCCAGGGGGTCCTGAGCCCAGACCAGCCCCTTCAGTACGGACCAGGCCAGGGGGTCCTGAGCCCAGACCAGCCCCTTCGGTACGGACCAGGCCAGGGGGTCCTGAGCCCAGACCAGACCCTTCAGTACGGACCAGGCCAGGGGGTCCTGAGCCCAGACCAGCCCCCTCAGTACGGACCAGGCCAGGGGGTCCTGAGCCCAGACCAGCCCCCTCAGTACGGACCAGGCCAGGGGGTCCTGAGCCCAGACCAGCCCCCTCAGTATAGACCAGGCCAGGGGGTCCTGAGCCCAGACCAGCCCTCTGTAGCAGAGCTCTTCCACCAGCTGACGGTTTCAGAGACAGAAGAGTTGCTGTTCATCCAGCTACCTGATACTATCCCTGGCCAGCCAACCACAGCATCCGCCCCGAGCCAGCCAACCACAGCCCCCGGCCAGCCAATCATAGCCCCAGAGAAAAATGCTAAAAAAGACTCCAAGTCCGATGGCAAGCGCTCCTCTCACATTAAAGCACCAGTGAGTAAAGAccacatattctattcttattttcTATCAGCCACTTCATTCTAACAGACAATGAAAAAACCATCTGAGTAAACGGCCATGTTGCTCCTCAGGACCCTGCTGGAGATAGCGTTCCAATCCGGTCAGagttctcctaaccctaacctcaaccctaaaggCCATGTTCTTCCTCAGGACCCTGCTGGAGATAGCGTTCCAATCCGGTCAGagttctcctaaccctaacctcaaccctaaaggCCATGTTCTTCCTCAGGACCCTGCTGGAGATAGCGTTCCAATCCGGTCAGagttctcctaaccctaacctcaaccctaaaggCCATGTTCTTCCTCAGGACCCTGCTGGAGATAGCGTTCCAATCCGGTCAGagttctcctaaccctaacctcaaccctaaaggCCATGTTCTTCCTCAGGACCCTGCTGGAGATAGCGTTCCAATCCGGTCAGagttctcctaaccctaacctcaaccctaaaggCCATGTTCTTCCTCAGGACCCTGCTGGAGATAGCGTTCCAATCCGGTCAGagttctcctaaccctaacctcaaccctaaaggCCATGTTCTTCCTCAGGACCCTGCTGGAGATAGCGTTCCAATCCGGTCAGagttctcctaaccctaacctcaaccctaaaggCCATGTTCTTCCTCAGGACCCTGCTGGTAAAGACGTTCCTGTCCTGTCAGAGTTCACAGAGGGGTTTCTGGGTAAACTACAGATCAGGAAGTCTGGCAAGGTGCAGCTGCTGCTGGGAGACATCACTATGGACGTCTCTGAGGGAGCCGCCTTCTCTTTCCtacaggtaggttaatataatagTTACCCAGGACAGGGTTAGATGGTGTTGGGAGACATCACTATGGACATCTCAGAGGGAGAGGCCTTCCCCTTCCtacaggtaggttaatataatagTTACCCAGGACAGGGTTAGATGGTGTTGGGAGACATCACTATGGACATCTCAGAGGGAGAGGCCTTCCCCTTCCtacaggtaggttaatataatagTTACCCAGGACAGGGTTAGATGGTGTTGGGAGACATCACTATGGACATCTCAGAGGGAGAGGCCTTCCCCTTCCtacaggtaggttaatataatagTTACCCAGGACAGGGTTAGATGGTGTTGGGAGACATCACTACATGGACATCTCAGAGGGAGAGGCCTTTCCCCTTCCtacaggtaggttaatataatagTTACCCAGGACAGGGTTAGATGGTGTTGGGAGACATCACTATGGACATCTCAGAGGGAGAGGCCTTCCCCTTCCTACAGGTAGGGTTAATATAATAGTTACCCAGGACAGGGTTAGATGGTGTTGGGAGACATCACTATGGACATCTCAGAGGAGAGGCCTTCCCCTTCCtacaggtaggttaatataatagTTACCCAGGACAGGGTTAGATGGTGTTGGGAGACATCACTATGGACATCTCAGAGGGAGAGGCCTTCCCCTTCCtacaggtaggttaatataatagTTACCCAGGACAGGGTTAGATGGTGTTGGGAGACATCACTATGGACATCTCAGAGGGAGAGGCCTTCCCCTTCCtacaggtaggttaatataatagTTACCCAGGACAGGGTTAGATGGTGTTGGGAGACATCACTATGGACATCTCAGAGGGAGAGGCCTTCCCCCTTCCtacaggtaggttaatataatagTTACCCAGGACAGGGTTAGATGGTGTTGGGAGACATCACTATGGACATCTCAGAGGGAGAGGCCTTCCCCTTCCtacaggtaggttaatataatagTTACCCAGGACAGGGTTAGATGGTGTTGGGAGACATCACTATGGACATCTCAGAGGGAGAGGCCTTCCCCTTCCtacaggtaggttaatataatagTTACCCAGGACAGGGTTAGATGGTGTTGGGAGACATCACTATGGACATCTCAGAGGAGAGGCCTTCCCCTTCCtacaggtaggttaatataatagTTACCCAGGACAGGGTTAGATGGTGTTGGGAGACATCACTTGGACATCTCAGAGGGAGAGGCCTTCCCCTTCCtacaggtaggttaatataatagTTACCCAGGACAGGGTTAGATGGTGTTGGGAGACATCACTATGGACATCTCAGAGGGAGAGGCCTTCCCCTTCCtacaggtaggttaatataatagTTACCCAGGACAGGGTTAGATGGTGTTGGGAGACATCACTATGGACATCTCAGAGGGAGAGGCCTTCCCCTTCCtacaggtaggttaatataatagTTACCCAGGACAGGGTTAGATGGTGTTGGGAGACATCACTATGGACATCTCAGAGGGAGAGGCCTTCCCCTTCCtacaggtaggttaatataatagTTACCCAGGACAGGGTTAGATGGTGTTGGGAGACATCACTATGGACATCTCAGAGGGAGAGGCCTTCCCTTCCtacaggtaggttaatataatagTTACCCAGGACAGGGTTAGATGGTGTTGGGAGACATCACATGGACATCTCAGAGGGAGAGGCCTTCCTTCCtacaggtaggttaatataatagTTACCCAGGACAGGGTTAGATGGTGTTGGGAGACATCACTATGGACATCTCAGAGGGAGAGGCCTTCCCCTTCCtacaggtaggttaatataatagTTACCAGGACAGGGTTAGATGGTGTTGGGAGACATCACTATGGACATCTCAGAGGGAGAGGCCTTCCCCTTCCtacaggtaggttaatataatagTTACCCAGGACAGGGTTAGATGGTGTTGGGAGACATCACTATGGACATCTCAGAGGGAGAGGCCTTCCCCTTCCtacaggtaggttaatataatagTTACCCAGGACAGGGTTAGATGGTGTTGGGAGACATCACTATGGACATCTCAGAGGGAGAGGCCTTTCCCTTCCtacaggtaggttaatataatagTTACCCAGGACAGGGTTAGATGGTGTTGGGAGACATCACTATGGACATCTCAGAGGGAGAGGCCTTCCCCTTCCtacaggtaggttaatataatagTTACCCAGGACAGGGTTAGATGGTGTTGGGAGACATCACTATGGACATCTCAGAGGGAGAGGCCTTCCCCTTCCtacaggtaggttaatataatagTTACCCAGGACAGGGTTAGATGGTGTTGGGAGACATCACTATGGACATCTCAGAGGGAGAGGCCTTCCCCTTCCtacaggtaggttaatataatagTTACCCAGGACAGGGTTAGATGGTGTTGGGAGACATCACTATGGACATCTCAGAGGGAGAGGCCTTCCCCTTCCtacaggtaggttaatataatagTTACCCAGGACAGGGTTAGATGGTGTTGGGAGACATCACTATGGACATCTCAGAGGGAGAGGCCTTCCCCTTCCtacaggtaggttaatataatagTTACCCAGGACAGGGTTAGATGGTGTTGGGAGACATCACTATGGACATCTCAGAGGGAGAGGCCTTCCCCTTCCtacaggtaggttaatataatagTTACCCAGGACAGGGTTAGATGGTGTTGGGAGACATCACTATGGACATCTCAGAGGGAGAGGCCTTCCCCTTCCtacaggtaggttaatataatagTTACCCAGGACAGGGTTAGATGGTGTTGGGAGACATCACTATGGACATCTCAGAGGGGAGGCCTTCCCCTTCCtacaggtaggttaatataatagTTACCCAGGACAGGGTTAGATGGTGTTGGGAGACATCACTATGGACATCTCAGAGGGAGAGGCCTTCCCCTTCCtacaggtaggttaatataatagTTACCCAGGACAGGGTTAGATGGTGTTGGGAGACATCACTATGGACATCTCAGAGGGAGAGGCCTTCCCCTTCCtacaggtaggttaatataatagTTACCCAGGACAGGGTTAGATGGTGTTGGGAGACATCACTATGGACATCTCAGAGGAGAGGCCTTCCCCTTCCtacaggtaggttaatataatagTTACCCAGGACAGGGTTAGATGGTGTTGGGAGACATCACTATGGACATCTCAGAGGGAGAGGCCTTCCCCTTCCtacaggtaggttaatataatagTTACCCAGGACAGGGTTAGATGGTGTTAGGAGACATCACTATGGACATCTCAGAGGGGAGAGGCCTTCCCCTTCCtacaggtaggttaatataatagTTACCCAGGACAGGGTTAGATGGTGTTGGGAGACATCACTATGGACATCTCAG
This window harbors:
- the LOC123490931 gene encoding proline-rich protein 2-like, which translates into the protein MEVVQSLCCYWPRPAPSVRTRPGGPEPRPDPSVRTRPGGPEPRPDPSVRTRPGGPEPRPALSVRTRPGGPEPRPAPFEYGPGPGVLSPDQTPRYGPGQGVLSPDQPLQYGPGQGVLSPDQPLQYGPGQGVLSPDQTLQYRPVQGVLSPDQTLQYRPVQGVLSPDQTPQYGPGQGVLSPDQPLQYRPVQGVLSPDQPLQYRPVQGVLSPDQTPQYGPGQGVLSPDQPLQYRPGQGVLSPDQTLQYGPGQGVLSPDQTLQYGPGQGVLSPDQTLQYGPGQGVLSPDQTPQYGPGQGVLSPDQPLQYGPGQGVLSPDQPLQYGPGQGVLSPDQPLRYGPGQGVLSPDQTLQYGPGQGVLSPDQPPQYGPGQGVLSPDQPPQYGPGQGVLSPDQPPQYRPGQGVLSPDQPSVAELFHQLTVSETEELLFIQLPDTIPGQPTTASAPSQPTTAPGQPIIAPEKNAKKDSKSDGKRSSHIKAPDPAGKDVPVLSEFTEGFLGKLQIRKSGKVQLLLGDITMDVSEGAAFSFLQVG